The Streptomyces sp. P9-A4 genome contains a region encoding:
- a CDS encoding cyclase family protein gives MSLPAAFHEIAKRVNNWGRWGQDDEIGTLNLVTDEVVREAVATVRTGHRVPLAVDLKQDGVQTGMIPGRVNPLHTMVQINQELFGPGTVATSDDVVTLGLQAATHWDALTHASHSGRIYNGRPAATITPHGGAEFSGIHTARHLVSRGVLLDVAAAKGLDRLPGDHAVTPEDLDEAAEFGGVTVRAGDIVLVRTGQIQLYLAGDRHGYAFPSPGLSVRTPEWFHARDVAAVADDTLTFEIFPPEIEDLWMPVHALDLVEMGMLQGQNWNLEALSTACAQERRYAFLLSAMPEPFVGATGTPVAPVAIL, from the coding sequence ATGTCTCTTCCCGCCGCATTCCACGAGATCGCCAAGCGCGTCAACAACTGGGGGCGCTGGGGCCAGGACGACGAGATCGGCACCCTCAACCTCGTCACGGACGAGGTCGTACGGGAGGCCGTCGCCACCGTCCGCACCGGCCACCGCGTCCCGCTCGCCGTCGACCTGAAACAGGACGGCGTCCAGACCGGCATGATCCCCGGCCGGGTCAACCCGCTCCACACCATGGTCCAGATCAACCAGGAGCTCTTCGGCCCCGGCACGGTCGCCACCAGCGACGACGTCGTGACCCTGGGCCTCCAGGCCGCCACCCACTGGGACGCGCTGACGCACGCCTCGCACTCGGGCCGCATCTACAACGGCCGGCCCGCCGCCACCATCACCCCGCACGGCGGCGCCGAGTTCAGCGGCATCCACACCGCCCGCCACCTCGTCTCGCGCGGTGTCCTGCTGGACGTGGCCGCCGCGAAGGGGCTGGACCGGCTGCCGGGCGACCACGCCGTCACGCCGGAGGACCTGGACGAGGCCGCGGAGTTCGGCGGGGTGACCGTACGGGCCGGTGACATCGTGCTCGTACGGACCGGCCAGATCCAGCTGTACCTGGCCGGGGACCGGCACGGGTACGCGTTCCCGTCACCCGGGCTCTCGGTCCGTACGCCGGAGTGGTTCCACGCGCGGGACGTCGCGGCGGTCGCCGACGACACCCTCACGTTCGAGATCTTCCCGCCGGAGATCGAGGACCTCTGGATGCCGGTGCACGCCCTCGACCTGGTCGAGATGGGGATGCTCCAGGGCCAGAACTGGAACCTGGAAGCACTGTCCACAGCCTGTGCACAGGAGCGGCGCTACGCTTTCCTGCTCTCGGCGATGCCGGAGCCCTTCGTGGGCGCCACGGGCACACCCGTGGCGCCGGTGGCCATCCTGTAG
- a CDS encoding SDR family NAD(P)-dependent oxidoreductase codes for MGNFLTGKVVAVTGAGRGIGRAVALACAAEGAKVVVNDYGVSIEGGEPTSEIALSVVKEIEAAGGSAVAVADDISTMAGGQRVVDTALAEYGRIDGVVCVAGILRERMLFNMSEEEWDPVVATHLKGTFTVFRAASAVMRRQGAGTLIGFTSGNHQGSVAQANYSAAKGGIISLVRSAALGLHKYGVTANAVAPVARTRMSANVPMELAEIGEPEDVAALVVYLLSERAREEKITGQVYTIAGPKIAVWAQPRELRAGYAEGGAWTPERIADFLPGTVGVDPMPMLARLEEMARAAAAGERPNTAKENGS; via the coding sequence GTGGGGAACTTCTTGACTGGCAAGGTCGTCGCCGTGACGGGGGCGGGGCGGGGCATCGGCCGTGCCGTCGCCCTCGCGTGCGCGGCGGAGGGCGCGAAGGTCGTCGTCAACGACTACGGCGTGTCCATCGAGGGCGGGGAACCGACCTCCGAGATCGCCCTCTCGGTGGTGAAGGAGATCGAGGCGGCGGGCGGCTCGGCCGTCGCGGTCGCCGACGACATCTCGACGATGGCGGGCGGGCAGCGGGTCGTCGACACCGCCCTCGCCGAGTACGGGCGCATCGACGGCGTCGTCTGCGTGGCGGGCATCCTGCGCGAGCGGATGCTCTTCAACATGTCCGAGGAGGAGTGGGACCCGGTCGTCGCGACCCACCTCAAGGGCACGTTCACGGTCTTCCGGGCGGCCTCGGCGGTCATGCGCCGCCAGGGCGCGGGCACGCTGATCGGCTTCACCAGCGGCAACCACCAGGGGTCCGTGGCCCAGGCCAACTACTCGGCCGCCAAGGGCGGGATCATCTCGCTCGTACGGTCGGCGGCGCTCGGCCTCCACAAGTACGGGGTCACGGCGAACGCGGTGGCGCCGGTGGCACGGACCCGGATGTCGGCCAACGTCCCGATGGAACTGGCCGAGATCGGGGAGCCCGAGGACGTGGCCGCCCTGGTCGTCTACCTGCTCTCCGAGCGGGCCCGCGAGGAGAAGATCACCGGCCAGGTCTACACGATCGCCGGACCCAAGATCGCGGTCTGGGCGCAGCCCCGCGAACTGCGGGCCGGATACGCGGAGGGCGGCGCGTGGACCCCCGAGCGGATCGCGGACTTCCTGCCGGGGACGGTGGGCGTCGACCCGATGCCCATGCTGGCGCGGCTCGAGGAGATGGCGCGGGCCGCGGCGGCGGGCGAGCGCCCCAACACCGCTAAGGAGAACGGCTCATGA
- a CDS encoding Zn-dependent alcohol dehydrogenase, with translation MRGVVFDGKQVQVVDDLEIREPGPGEVLVAVAAAGLCHSDLSVVDGTIPFPVPVVLGHEGAGVVEAVGPGVTHVAAGDHVALSTLANCGACADCDRGRPTMCRKAIGMPRQPFSRDGRPLYQFASNSSFAERTVVKAVQAVKIPKDIPLTSAALMGCGVLTGVGAVLNRAKVGRGETVVVIGTGGIGLNVLQGARVAGALTIVAVDTNPDKEEVARRFGATHFLDSTDGVRGILPTGADHVFECVGHTGLVRTAVDLLDRHGQAILLGMTAPKAEATFLPAAMFLDKSILGCRYGSSRPQRDIALYAELYRSGRLLLDELVTSTYPVEDFARAVEDAEAGKVARGVLTF, from the coding sequence ATGAGAGGTGTCGTCTTCGACGGGAAGCAGGTCCAGGTCGTCGACGACCTGGAGATACGGGAACCCGGGCCCGGAGAGGTGCTGGTGGCGGTGGCCGCCGCCGGGCTCTGCCACAGCGATCTGTCCGTCGTCGACGGGACCATCCCGTTCCCCGTGCCCGTCGTCCTCGGGCACGAGGGCGCCGGGGTCGTCGAGGCCGTCGGGCCCGGCGTCACGCACGTCGCCGCCGGAGACCACGTCGCCCTGTCCACGCTCGCCAACTGCGGGGCCTGCGCGGACTGCGACCGGGGGCGGCCCACCATGTGCCGCAAGGCCATCGGGATGCCGCGGCAGCCGTTCTCGCGGGACGGCCGGCCGCTCTACCAGTTCGCGTCGAACTCGTCGTTCGCCGAGCGGACCGTCGTCAAGGCCGTCCAGGCCGTGAAGATCCCCAAGGACATCCCGCTGACCTCCGCCGCCCTCATGGGCTGCGGTGTCCTCACCGGCGTCGGAGCCGTACTGAACCGGGCGAAGGTCGGCCGGGGCGAGACCGTCGTCGTCATCGGCACCGGCGGCATCGGCCTCAACGTCCTCCAGGGCGCCCGGGTCGCCGGCGCCCTCACGATCGTGGCCGTGGACACCAACCCGGACAAGGAGGAGGTCGCCCGCCGCTTCGGCGCCACCCACTTCCTGGACTCCACCGACGGCGTACGGGGGATCCTGCCCACCGGCGCCGACCACGTCTTCGAGTGCGTCGGCCACACCGGGCTCGTCCGCACCGCCGTCGACCTCCTGGACCGGCACGGGCAGGCGATCCTCCTCGGCATGACCGCCCCCAAGGCGGAGGCGACGTTCCTGCCCGCCGCGATGTTCCTCGACAAGTCGATCCTCGGCTGCCGGTACGGCTCCTCCCGGCCCCAGCGGGACATCGCGCTCTACGCCGAGCTGTACCGCTCGGGCCGCCTCCTCCTCGACGAACTCGTCACCTCCACCTACCCCGTGGAGGACTTCGCGCGGGCCGTGGAGGACGCCGAGGCGGGCAAGGTCGCCCGGGGCGTGCTCACCTTCTGA
- a CDS encoding MFS transporter, with product MSYRELATRSVLFWSGVTVTSRLPVAMAPLALVFLVRERPGGYSLGAALAAAYVIGEIVAAPVLGMRMNAGRARPQLAAGLAVGAAGFAGLGLLPGAHPVLLAVLALFAGAGPGAVPGGLRALLTSLVPERAVTQAMSMESVLTFGIWAAAPALVTGLALGVDPAVPLLLSAASMALAVAGLRLLPVGWEQPVAGEDGGAARRALLRAWPVYVLGAAGLTLLALAELILPALLEQRGIGIGWAGPLLAGFSIGSAVGAFVYGLRGNWPGSLPVQSLVLVLAVASGVALVAVLPWTAAIAVALVAAGLLQAPAGLTRNLALRQLLPPSALAAGYSLMYAAVGAGYAASGALAGGLLKVVAPSTAILYGVGLTVLLAVVGAVGERRLARETPEPVGEGQEDASAPVRKVRR from the coding sequence ATGTCCTACCGCGAGCTCGCCACCCGTTCCGTACTGTTCTGGTCCGGCGTCACCGTCACCAGCAGGCTGCCCGTCGCCATGGCGCCGCTCGCGCTCGTGTTCCTGGTGCGGGAGCGGCCCGGGGGCTACTCGCTGGGGGCGGCGCTCGCCGCCGCGTACGTCATCGGCGAGATCGTCGCCGCGCCCGTCCTCGGCATGCGGATGAACGCCGGGCGGGCCCGGCCGCAGCTCGCCGCCGGGCTCGCGGTGGGCGCCGCGGGCTTCGCGGGCCTCGGGCTCCTGCCGGGCGCGCACCCGGTGCTCCTCGCCGTCCTCGCGCTGTTCGCGGGCGCCGGGCCCGGCGCCGTGCCCGGCGGGCTGCGGGCCCTCCTCACCAGCCTGGTCCCGGAACGGGCCGTGACCCAGGCGATGAGCATGGAGTCGGTGCTCACCTTCGGCATCTGGGCCGCCGCGCCGGCGCTCGTCACCGGGCTGGCGCTCGGCGTCGACCCCGCCGTACCGCTGCTGCTCTCGGCGGCGTCGATGGCGCTCGCCGTCGCCGGGCTGCGGCTGCTGCCCGTGGGATGGGAGCAGCCGGTGGCCGGGGAGGACGGCGGGGCGGCGCGGCGGGCGCTGCTGCGGGCCTGGCCCGTGTACGTCCTCGGCGCCGCCGGACTGACCCTGCTGGCGCTCGCCGAGCTGATCCTGCCCGCCCTGCTCGAACAGCGGGGGATCGGCATCGGCTGGGCGGGGCCGCTGCTCGCCGGGTTCTCGATCGGTTCGGCGGTCGGCGCGTTCGTCTACGGGCTGCGGGGGAACTGGCCGGGCTCGCTGCCCGTGCAGTCGCTCGTCCTCGTCCTCGCGGTGGCCTCGGGCGTCGCGCTCGTCGCCGTCCTGCCGTGGACGGCCGCCATCGCGGTGGCCCTGGTCGCCGCCGGTCTCCTCCAGGCCCCCGCGGGCCTCACCAGGAACCTGGCCCTCAGGCAGCTGCTGCCGCCGTCCGCGCTCGCCGCCGGCTACTCCCTGATGTACGCGGCCGTCGGCGCCGGATACGCGGCGAGCGGGGCCCTCGCGGGCGGGCTGCTCAAGGTGGTGGCCCCGTCGACGGCGATCCTGTACGGGGTGGGGCTGACGGTGCTGCTGGCGGTGGTGGGGGCGGTGGGGGAGCGGCGACTCGCCCGCGAGACACCGGAGCCGGTGGGGGAGGGTCAGGAAGACGCCTCCGCGCCCGTCCGGAAGGTCCGCCGGTAG
- a CDS encoding GlxA family transcriptional regulator, whose translation MGAPPVPSPHRVVVLALPGLLPFELGIPHRIFGRARDAEGRLLYEIVTCAPAAGPVPTDADFSVHVEHGPEALATADTVVVPASYELGPVYAEGRLTGELAAALAHIRPGTRLVSICTGGYVLAAAGFLDGRPATTHWSSAEHFQRLFPRVRVDADVLFVDDGDVLTSAGVAAGIDLCLHIVRRDHGTAVANDVARRTVVPPHRDGGQAQYIERPVPETGTHTTTAARAWALAHLHEPIQLRDLAEKEAMSVRTFTRRFRDEVGISPGQWLTQQRVERARYLLESTGLPVDRVARDAGFGTAQSLRVHLMSAIGVTPTSYRRTFRTGAEASS comes from the coding sequence ATGGGAGCACCGCCCGTGCCGTCCCCGCACCGCGTTGTCGTGCTTGCCCTGCCCGGCCTCCTCCCCTTCGAACTGGGCATCCCGCACCGGATCTTCGGCCGCGCCCGCGACGCGGAGGGCAGGCTGCTGTACGAGATCGTCACCTGCGCGCCGGCCGCCGGGCCCGTACCCACCGACGCCGACTTCTCGGTGCACGTCGAGCACGGCCCGGAGGCCCTCGCCACCGCCGACACGGTCGTCGTCCCCGCCTCGTACGAACTCGGCCCGGTCTACGCCGAGGGCCGCCTCACCGGGGAACTGGCCGCCGCCCTCGCGCACATCAGGCCCGGCACCCGGCTCGTCTCCATCTGTACCGGCGGGTACGTGCTCGCCGCCGCCGGATTCCTCGACGGCCGCCCGGCCACCACGCACTGGTCCTCGGCCGAGCACTTCCAGCGGCTCTTCCCGCGCGTCCGGGTCGACGCCGACGTGCTGTTCGTCGACGACGGCGACGTGCTCACCTCGGCGGGGGTGGCCGCCGGGATCGACCTGTGCCTGCACATCGTGCGCCGCGACCACGGGACGGCGGTCGCGAACGACGTCGCCCGCCGGACGGTCGTACCGCCGCACCGGGACGGCGGCCAGGCCCAGTACATCGAGCGCCCGGTGCCGGAGACCGGCACCCACACCACGACGGCGGCGCGCGCCTGGGCGCTCGCCCACCTCCACGAGCCGATCCAGCTGCGGGACCTGGCCGAGAAGGAGGCGATGAGCGTACGGACGTTCACCCGCCGGTTCCGGGACGAGGTCGGCATCAGCCCCGGCCAGTGGCTCACCCAGCAGCGCGTCGAACGCGCCCGCTACCTCCTGGAGTCCACGGGCCTGCCGGTCGACCGGGTCGCGCGGGACGCGGGCTTCGGCACGGCGCAGTCCCTCCGGGTGCACCTGATGAGCGCGATCGGGGTGACCCCGACGTCCTACCGGCGGACCTTCCGGACGGGCGCGGAGGCGTCTTCCTGA
- a CDS encoding MFS transporter, which translates to MTDNTYKSEAAERIPAPAEPPALWNRNFRLFFVARAVAVFGEGMVPVAFAAGLLGAGHSGSTVGYALGGWTAAFALFVLFGGVLADRFTARRMMILADLLRLPGAAVLAVSFALGSPPLWAVYTLSVLSGIGAALFQPGVASTIPRIAPDVQRANAVLRVAEALMIMAGPAAAGVLVAVWNAGAAFAVNGVTFAVSALCLALMRIAPIPSDSLRRDSLGAELAGGWREFRSRNWLWGVISIWTVYGLTVAGPMVPLTASLVTEDHGSAAYGVLMAVNGAGSAVGGLLALRLRPRRPLASGAVALLGLPVNLALLGLGAPVALLGAGQFIGGAAFAFWLVMWSTAVQTHVPQEALNRMHAYDVAGSLLMMGVGRTLSGPVAAAVGTERVLLTGAGIAVLVVAALLVVRPIRTLPRV; encoded by the coding sequence GTGACGGACAACACGTACAAGTCTGAGGCCGCCGAGCGGATTCCCGCCCCGGCCGAGCCGCCCGCACTGTGGAACCGTAACTTCCGGCTCTTCTTCGTCGCCCGCGCGGTCGCCGTCTTCGGCGAGGGCATGGTCCCGGTGGCCTTCGCCGCCGGACTCCTCGGCGCCGGTCACTCCGGCTCCACCGTCGGGTACGCGCTCGGCGGCTGGACCGCCGCCTTCGCCCTCTTCGTCCTCTTCGGCGGCGTCCTCGCGGACCGCTTCACCGCCCGCCGCATGATGATCCTCGCGGACCTGCTGCGGCTCCCCGGCGCCGCCGTCCTCGCCGTCTCCTTCGCCCTCGGCAGCCCACCGCTGTGGGCGGTCTACACCCTCTCCGTCCTCAGCGGAATCGGCGCCGCCCTCTTCCAGCCGGGCGTCGCCTCCACCATCCCGCGCATAGCCCCCGACGTGCAGCGCGCCAACGCCGTCCTGCGGGTCGCCGAAGCCCTCATGATCATGGCGGGACCGGCGGCGGCGGGCGTGCTCGTCGCCGTGTGGAACGCGGGCGCCGCCTTCGCCGTCAACGGCGTGACCTTCGCGGTCAGCGCCCTCTGCCTCGCTCTGATGCGGATCGCCCCGATCCCGTCCGACTCCCTGCGGCGCGACTCCCTCGGCGCCGAACTCGCGGGCGGCTGGCGGGAGTTCCGGTCCCGGAACTGGCTCTGGGGGGTCATCTCCATCTGGACGGTGTACGGGCTGACCGTCGCGGGCCCCATGGTGCCGCTCACCGCGAGCCTGGTCACCGAGGACCACGGCTCGGCCGCGTACGGCGTGCTCATGGCCGTCAACGGCGCGGGCAGCGCCGTCGGCGGCCTCCTCGCCCTCCGGCTGCGCCCGCGCAGACCGCTCGCGTCCGGCGCGGTCGCCCTCCTCGGCCTCCCCGTCAACCTCGCCCTGCTCGGCCTGGGCGCGCCGGTGGCGCTGCTCGGCGCGGGCCAGTTCATCGGCGGGGCGGCCTTCGCCTTCTGGCTGGTGATGTGGTCGACGGCCGTCCAGACGCACGTGCCGCAGGAGGCGTTGAACCGGATGCACGCGTACGACGTGGCCGGCTCGCTGCTGATGATGGGCGTCGGCCGCACCCTGTCGGGGCCGGTCGCGGCGGCGGTCGGCACGGAGCGGGTGCTGCTGACGGGGGCGGGGATCGCGGTGCTCGTGGTGGCGGCGCTGCTGGTCGTACGGCCGATCAGGACGCTGCCGAGGGTTTAG
- a CDS encoding MFS transporter: MAQTTETPARTPAGPARTSRVHRAWFVAAVTFVTIIGAAAFASLPGLLIEPLNAEFDWSRGTIGFAVSVNLALYGLTAPFAAALMDRFGIRRVVAVALTVISVGSVLTVWMTAAWQLVLYWGVLVGLGSGSMALAFAATVTNRWFVARRGLVTGILTAAGASGQLVFLPLLSWLVEHHGWRPAAVTVSLAALAVVPFVWLLLRDHPADVGLAPYGGEYAEKPAPVPGAARRAVTVLFKAARTGPFWLLAGTFAICGASTNGLVKTHFVPAAHDHGMPVTAAAGLLAVIGVFDVVGTIASGWFTDRFEARRLLAVYYALRGISLLFLPVLLAPSVHPPMLFFIVFYGLDWVATVPPTIALCREHYGEDSAIVFGWVLASHQVGAAVVAFAGGVARDVFGTYDVVWYASGALCAAAALMALVIRRPRTGAVSPAGA; encoded by the coding sequence ATGGCCCAGACAACCGAGACCCCCGCCCGTACCCCTGCCGGACCGGCCCGTACCTCCCGCGTCCACCGTGCCTGGTTCGTCGCGGCGGTCACCTTCGTCACGATCATCGGCGCCGCCGCCTTCGCCTCCCTGCCGGGCCTGCTGATCGAGCCCCTGAACGCCGAGTTCGACTGGTCGCGGGGCACGATCGGCTTCGCCGTCTCGGTGAACCTCGCCCTCTACGGCCTCACCGCCCCCTTCGCCGCCGCCCTGATGGACCGTTTCGGCATCCGCCGGGTGGTCGCCGTCGCGCTGACGGTCATCTCCGTCGGATCCGTCCTCACGGTGTGGATGACGGCCGCCTGGCAGCTGGTCCTCTACTGGGGCGTCCTCGTCGGCCTCGGCAGCGGCTCGATGGCGCTCGCCTTCGCCGCGACCGTCACCAACCGCTGGTTCGTGGCCCGCAGGGGCCTGGTGACCGGCATCCTCACCGCGGCCGGCGCCTCCGGGCAGCTGGTCTTCCTGCCGCTGCTGTCCTGGCTGGTCGAGCACCACGGCTGGCGCCCGGCCGCCGTGACGGTCTCCCTCGCGGCGCTCGCCGTCGTGCCGTTCGTCTGGCTGCTGCTGCGCGACCACCCGGCGGACGTGGGGCTCGCCCCGTACGGCGGGGAGTACGCGGAGAAGCCCGCCCCCGTGCCGGGCGCCGCGCGCCGGGCCGTCACGGTCCTGTTCAAGGCGGCCCGCACGGGCCCCTTCTGGCTCCTCGCGGGCACTTTCGCGATCTGTGGCGCGTCCACGAACGGCCTGGTCAAGACCCACTTCGTACCGGCCGCGCACGACCACGGCATGCCGGTCACCGCGGCGGCCGGACTGCTCGCCGTGATCGGGGTGTTCGACGTGGTCGGCACGATCGCCTCGGGCTGGTTCACCGACCGTTTCGAGGCGCGGCGGCTGCTCGCGGTCTACTACGCGCTCCGCGGGATCTCGCTGCTCTTCCTGCCGGTGCTGCTCGCGCCGTCCGTGCACCCGCCGATGCTGTTCTTCATCGTCTTCTACGGCCTGGACTGGGTGGCGACGGTGCCGCCGACGATCGCCCTGTGCCGTGAGCACTACGGCGAGGACTCGGCGATCGTCTTCGGCTGGGTGCTCGCCTCCCACCAGGTCGGGGCGGCGGTCGTCGCCTTCGCGGGCGGGGTGGCCCGGGACGTCTTCGGCACGTACGACGTGGTCTGGTACGCCTCGGGCGCGCTGTGCGCGGCGGCGGCCCTGATGGCGCTGGTCATCAGGCGACCCCGGACGGGAGCGGTGTCCCCGGCGGGAGCATGA
- a CDS encoding nuclear transport factor 2 family protein, giving the protein MDTNTDTDTDSVVAEVVERELQLMSPVVRSSRALSDRLLDPEFTEVGASGRRWDRESTLSELAVMDGAADDGPRYVPTGMTGTVLAPGIVHLTFETVLDGTRARRSSIWRKLDEESGWRMYYHQATPVPEA; this is encoded by the coding sequence ATGGACACGAACACGGACACGGACACGGACAGCGTCGTCGCCGAGGTCGTCGAGCGGGAGCTCCAGCTGATGAGCCCGGTCGTACGATCGTCCCGCGCGCTGTCCGACCGGCTCCTCGACCCGGAGTTCACCGAGGTGGGCGCCTCGGGGCGCCGATGGGACCGCGAGTCGACGCTCTCGGAGCTGGCGGTCATGGACGGCGCCGCCGATGACGGCCCCCGGTACGTGCCCACCGGGATGACCGGCACCGTACTGGCGCCGGGGATCGTGCACCTGACGTTCGAGACCGTGCTCGACGGCACGCGGGCCCGGCGAAGCTCGATCTGGCGGAAGCTGGACGAGGAATCCGGGTGGCGGATGTACTACCACCAGGCCACGCCCGTACCGGAGGCCTGA
- a CDS encoding flavin reductase family protein, whose protein sequence is MGDVMGHAGMAATAVRHLRAAGSPTAVEPLPRPVLRAVREDERPPVDPAEFRRVLGHFASGVTIVTALDTEGPAGFACQSFASLSLDPPLVAFMVARTSTTWPRIASAGTFCVNILGADQGGLCRSFAVSGADKFAGVDWTPAPTTGSPRLPGTPAWIDCTITAVHTGGDHLIVVGRVESLGATDEDGGPLLFHRGKFGRFDGA, encoded by the coding sequence ATGGGTGATGTGATGGGACACGCGGGGATGGCGGCCACCGCCGTCCGACACCTGAGAGCGGCCGGTTCGCCGACGGCCGTCGAACCACTGCCCCGGCCGGTACTGCGCGCGGTACGGGAGGACGAGCGACCGCCCGTCGACCCGGCCGAATTCCGCCGCGTCCTCGGCCACTTCGCGAGCGGCGTCACGATCGTGACCGCCCTCGACACGGAAGGACCGGCCGGTTTCGCCTGCCAGTCCTTCGCCTCCCTCTCCCTCGACCCGCCCCTGGTCGCCTTCATGGTCGCCCGTACGTCGACGACCTGGCCCCGGATCGCGAGCGCGGGCACCTTCTGCGTCAACATCCTCGGCGCGGACCAGGGCGGCCTGTGCCGCTCCTTCGCGGTGAGCGGCGCGGACAAGTTCGCGGGCGTCGACTGGACCCCCGCGCCGACGACGGGCTCACCCCGCCTGCCGGGGACGCCCGCCTGGATCGACTGCACGATCACCGCCGTGCACACCGGGGGCGACCACCTGATCGTGGTCGGCCGGGTGGAGTCCCTCGGCGCGACGGACGAGGACGGGGGGCCGCTGCTGTTCCACCGGGGGAAGTTCGGGCGGTTCGACGGCGCATAG